A single region of the Winslowiella toletana genome encodes:
- the hisN gene encoding histidinol-phosphatase, giving the protein MSQQLPDISFFHQLANAASKETLSRYRADDLSVESKPKAGFRFDPVTAADRAAETVMRALIGQHFPEHAIMGEEFGTSGGGPLTWVLDPIDGTRPYLCGLPVWGTLIGLLENEHAVMGMMSQPYTGERFWSDGKQSWASSIHGHQLLQTRKNLSLDQAILHTTAPKPAGMHEEIQFAQLAEQTLMTRYGGECYAMAMLAAGRIDICVEFSLQPYDIVAMIPLIEQAGGVVTTLEGQRAEKGGAVVASGCPKLHQQVLDRLNGQY; this is encoded by the coding sequence ATGAGCCAACAGCTTCCTGATATCTCCTTTTTTCATCAACTGGCCAATGCCGCCAGTAAAGAAACCCTGTCGCGTTATCGCGCCGATGATCTCTCTGTCGAAAGCAAACCGAAAGCGGGATTCCGCTTTGATCCGGTAACGGCCGCCGATCGCGCAGCAGAAACTGTAATGCGGGCGCTAATCGGCCAGCATTTTCCCGAACATGCGATTATGGGTGAAGAGTTTGGCACCAGTGGCGGTGGCCCGTTAACCTGGGTGCTGGACCCGATTGATGGCACCCGACCTTATCTCTGCGGCTTGCCGGTTTGGGGCACGCTGATTGGGCTACTGGAGAATGAGCACGCGGTAATGGGAATGATGAGTCAGCCGTATACCGGCGAGCGGTTCTGGTCTGATGGAAAACAGTCGTGGGCCAGCAGTATTCACGGGCACCAGCTGTTGCAGACGCGTAAAAACCTGTCGCTCGATCAGGCCATTCTGCATACCACCGCGCCGAAACCGGCCGGAATGCATGAGGAGATCCAGTTTGCGCAACTGGCGGAGCAGACGCTGATGACGCGTTACGGCGGCGAATGTTATGCGATGGCGATGCTGGCCGCCGGGCGCATTGATATCTGCGTGGAGTTTTCCCTCCAGCCGTATGACATTGTGGCGATGATCCCGCTGATTGAACAAGCCGGAGGCGTGGTGACGACGCTGGAGGGTCAGCGAGCCGAGAAGGGCGGGGCAGTGGTGGCCAGCGGCTGTCCTAAGCTGCATCAGCAAGTACTGGACCGACTCAACGGCCAATATTAA
- a CDS encoding MFS transporter — MPDYSNSLPQQSADFTPAKREQAATRLMFFIAGFATAAWAALVPFAKLNTGVNDGTLGLLLLCLGGGALIAMPLTGALTTRFGCRAVLIVSVLIFSLIMPLLAVIPDSGWLALALLAFGVGIGITDCAMNVQAIIVEKASPKPIMSGFHGFYSVGGIAGAGAMSGMMLLGLSPLSATLIIALLVLVMLLISISGLLNYANPAEGPAFALPRGAVLLLGAICFAVFLAEGAVLDWSAVFLTEYRQLPDSAGGLGFACFAATMTLGRLTGDRIVARFGSYPVVVVGAVVAAGGLALTIFVPHWLFSLGGYALIGIGCANIVPIMFSAIGRQTSMPQVVAVPAISTLGYMGVLAGPASIGFVAHYSSLPVAFMLVALLLLVVALVARRVRM; from the coding sequence ATGCCAGATTACTCCAACTCTCTGCCACAGCAGAGTGCCGACTTTACGCCGGCAAAGCGTGAACAAGCGGCTACCCGCCTGATGTTTTTCATCGCCGGTTTCGCCACTGCCGCCTGGGCGGCGCTGGTGCCGTTTGCCAAACTCAATACCGGCGTAAACGACGGCACTCTCGGGCTGTTACTGCTGTGCCTCGGCGGCGGCGCGCTGATCGCCATGCCCTTAACCGGAGCGCTGACCACGCGCTTTGGCTGCCGGGCGGTGCTGATTGTTTCGGTGCTAATCTTCAGTCTGATTATGCCGCTGCTGGCGGTGATTCCTGACAGCGGCTGGCTGGCACTGGCCTTGCTGGCTTTTGGTGTCGGCATTGGGATTACCGACTGCGCGATGAATGTGCAGGCGATAATCGTTGAAAAAGCGTCGCCAAAGCCGATTATGTCCGGATTCCACGGCTTTTACAGTGTGGGTGGTATCGCCGGTGCCGGGGCGATGAGCGGGATGATGCTGCTCGGCCTGTCGCCGCTGAGCGCTACCTTAATTATTGCGCTGCTGGTGTTGGTAATGCTGCTGATCAGTATCAGTGGTTTACTTAACTATGCCAACCCTGCCGAAGGGCCCGCTTTTGCCCTGCCGCGCGGCGCGGTATTGCTGTTGGGAGCCATCTGTTTTGCGGTGTTCCTTGCTGAAGGGGCAGTACTCGACTGGAGTGCCGTGTTCCTGACTGAATACCGCCAACTGCCCGATTCGGCTGGCGGGCTGGGCTTTGCCTGTTTCGCCGCCACCATGACTTTGGGCCGCTTAACCGGCGACCGCATTGTGGCGCGCTTTGGCTCCTATCCAGTGGTGGTGGTCGGTGCAGTGGTGGCTGCGGGTGGCCTGGCCCTGACTATCTTTGTGCCACACTGGTTATTTTCCCTGGGCGGATACGCGCTGATCGGTATCGGTTGCGCCAATATTGTGCCGATAATGTTTTCAGCGATTGGCAGACAAACCAGTATGCCGCAGGTAGTGGCTGTGCCGGCAATTTCAACATTGGGTTACATGGGGGTGCTTGCCGGACCTGCCAGTATCGGCTTTGTTGCCCATTACAGCAGCCTGCCAGTGGCATTTATGCTGGTTGCTCTGTTACTGCTGGTGGTGGCGTTGGTGGCACGCCGCGTCAGAATGTAG
- the lldR gene encoding transcriptional regulator LldR, which translates to MMSSKHSPSRPADSLVVRLKALIDERKLLAGMRLPAERQLAAELGVSRSSLREAIQQLISVGMLISRRGDGTRLREPIVPWTDLNIVEPLRQLVEDDPDYRYDILEARHAIEASTAWYAALRATEADKQQLKYAFDATLKLKDSDDPALAAQADVRFHLAIAVASHNLVLLQTMRGFFELMQSTVLQSRQRMYSQPQIFSQLTDQHQALLQAILDGDAEAARQAAMSHLGFVHDTMKTLHEDEARQQRLMRLPGHALKQHKEDEK; encoded by the coding sequence ATGATGAGCAGTAAACACTCTCCTTCGCGTCCGGCAGACTCTCTGGTGGTCAGGCTGAAAGCATTGATCGATGAAAGAAAACTCCTCGCCGGAATGCGGCTGCCTGCCGAACGCCAGCTGGCGGCCGAACTGGGCGTATCACGCTCGTCACTGCGCGAAGCGATTCAGCAGCTAATCAGCGTTGGCATGCTGATCAGCCGACGCGGAGACGGTACCCGACTGCGTGAACCCATTGTGCCCTGGACCGATCTGAATATTGTTGAGCCGTTACGTCAGCTGGTTGAAGACGATCCGGACTACCGCTACGACATCCTTGAAGCACGCCATGCGATTGAGGCGAGTACCGCGTGGTATGCCGCGCTCCGCGCCACCGAAGCCGATAAACAGCAGCTGAAATATGCCTTTGATGCCACGCTGAAACTTAAAGACAGTGATGATCCGGCACTGGCCGCGCAGGCGGATGTGCGCTTTCATCTGGCGATTGCGGTGGCTTCGCACAATCTTGTGCTGTTGCAGACCATGCGCGGTTTCTTTGAGCTGATGCAGTCGACAGTACTGCAAAGCCGCCAGCGGATGTATAGCCAGCCGCAGATTTTTTCCCAACTGACCGACCAGCATCAGGCGCTGTTGCAGGCGATCCTCGATGGCGATGCCGAAGCGGCACGCCAGGCGGCGATGAGCCATTTGGGCTTTGTCCACGACACGATGAAAACCTTACATGAAGACGAAGCGCGTCAGCAGCGATTGATGCGTTTGCCGGGTCACGCACTGAAACAACATAAGGAAGACGAAAAATGA
- the lldD gene encoding FMN-dependent L-lactate dehydrogenase LldD: MIISASTDYRAAAQRRLPPFLFHYIDGGAYGEHTLRRNTADLADIALRQRVLKNMSALSLETTLFGEKLAMPVVLAPVGLTGMYARRGEVQAARAAEKKGIPFTLSTVSVCPIEEVAPAIDRPMWFQLYVLKDRGFMRNALERAQAAGVKTLVFTVDMPVPGARYRDAHSGMSGPNAAARRVLQAMTHPQWAWDVGLNGKPHDLGNVSAYRGKPTTLEDYIGWLGANFDPSISWQDLEWIREFWQGPMIIKGILDAEDAKDAVRFGADGIIVSNHGGRQLDGVLSSARALPAIADAVKGDMTILADSGIRTGLDVVRMIALGADSVLLGRAFIYALAAAGEAGVVNLLELIEKEMRVAMTLTGAKSVGEISRESLVSLPT, encoded by the coding sequence ATGATCATTTCCGCTTCAACGGATTATCGGGCGGCAGCGCAGCGCAGACTCCCGCCGTTTCTGTTTCACTATATTGATGGTGGGGCTTACGGTGAGCATACGTTGCGGCGTAATACTGCGGATTTAGCCGATATCGCCCTGCGCCAGCGCGTGCTGAAAAATATGTCGGCACTGAGCCTGGAAACCACGCTATTCGGTGAAAAACTGGCGATGCCGGTGGTGCTGGCACCGGTCGGCCTGACCGGTATGTACGCACGCCGTGGTGAAGTGCAGGCGGCGCGCGCTGCAGAGAAGAAAGGGATTCCGTTTACTCTCTCGACCGTCTCGGTTTGTCCGATTGAAGAAGTGGCACCGGCTATCGATCGCCCGATGTGGTTTCAGCTGTATGTGCTGAAAGACCGGGGTTTTATGCGCAACGCACTGGAGCGTGCGCAAGCCGCCGGCGTTAAAACGCTGGTGTTCACGGTTGATATGCCGGTGCCTGGTGCGCGTTACCGCGATGCTCACTCTGGCATGAGCGGGCCAAACGCGGCGGCGCGCCGCGTGCTGCAGGCGATGACGCATCCGCAATGGGCGTGGGATGTCGGCTTAAACGGCAAACCGCACGATCTCGGTAACGTTTCGGCCTACCGCGGCAAACCGACCACGCTGGAAGATTATATCGGCTGGCTGGGAGCCAACTTCGATCCGTCGATCTCATGGCAGGATCTGGAGTGGATTCGTGAGTTCTGGCAAGGGCCGATGATCATTAAAGGCATTCTGGATGCCGAAGATGCTAAAGATGCGGTGCGATTTGGTGCCGACGGCATTATCGTTTCTAACCACGGTGGTCGCCAGCTGGATGGCGTGCTTTCCAGTGCCCGTGCGTTGCCGGCGATTGCCGATGCGGTAAAAGGGGATATGACTATTCTTGCTGATTCCGGCATTCGTACCGGCCTCGACGTGGTGCGCATGATTGCACTGGGTGCTGACAGCGTGTTGTTGGGACGCGCATTCATCTATGCGCTGGCGGCGGCGGGCGAAGCGGGGGTCGTCAATCTGCTGGAACTGATTGAAAAAGAGATGCGCGTGGCGATGACGCTAACCGGTGCGAAATCGGTCGGCGAAATCAGCCGTGAATCGCTGGTCTCATTGCCAACCTGA
- a CDS encoding biofilm development regulator YmgB/AriR family protein, whose product MHAKIAAKEYSTETQITDYFKNTDDLYQSEYAVIDSIYQELFSLKINVRTSDVILHLIDKLEREKDVVQADIYRKALELVVSQGK is encoded by the coding sequence ATGCATGCAAAAATTGCCGCGAAAGAATATAGCACAGAGACACAAATCACTGATTATTTTAAAAACACTGATGATCTTTACCAAAGCGAATATGCGGTTATTGATTCAATTTATCAGGAGCTGTTCAGCTTAAAAATCAACGTCAGAACCAGTGATGTGATTTTACACCTGATTGATAAGCTAGAGCGTGAAAAAGATGTGGTCCAGGCGGATATCTACCGTAAAGCCCTTGAGCTGGTGGTTTCTCAGGGGAAATGA
- the ycgZ gene encoding regulatory protein YcgZ has translation MRQNGFNPKPDQNIAQYFNEASLPSQQETLGLIVVEILRAGKNINRKAICAKLLTRLELCSTQEQERHYQELIGMLFGRGD, from the coding sequence ATGCGGCAGAATGGATTTAACCCTAAACCAGACCAGAACATTGCCCAATATTTTAATGAGGCCAGTTTACCGTCTCAGCAAGAGACGCTGGGTCTGATCGTTGTTGAGATTCTGCGTGCCGGTAAAAATATTAATCGCAAGGCAATTTGTGCAAAGTTACTTACCCGTCTGGAGCTGTGCAGTACCCAGGAGCAGGAAAGACATTATCAGGAACTTATTGGTATGCTGTTTGGCCGTGGAGACTGA
- a CDS encoding biofilm/acid-resistance regulator YmgB/AriR, producing the protein MQQSSTESQLSDYIDNVGGEHSAEAEFIGAAIKEIVASGNHVTNKAVILKLIEKLETTSDPVTQDIYREALELVVSRTPDDPMF; encoded by the coding sequence ATGCAGCAGTCGTCTACTGAAAGTCAGCTTTCTGATTACATTGATAACGTCGGTGGAGAGCATTCAGCCGAAGCTGAGTTTATTGGTGCAGCTATAAAGGAAATTGTCGCTTCTGGAAATCACGTGACCAATAAAGCGGTTATCCTGAAGCTGATTGAAAAACTGGAAACCACGTCAGACCCGGTTACGCAAGATATCTATCGTGAAGCGCTGGAGCTTGTTGTGAGCCGTACACCTGACGATCCGATGTTCTAG
- a CDS encoding choline transporter — protein MNNPPAEEKDKINPVVFYTSAGLILAFSLMTIFYSDLSARWILKAVNWVSATFGWYYMLAATVYIVFVLFVACSRFGSIKLGPEQSKPEFSVLSWAAMLFAAGIGIDLMFFSVAEPVTQYMQPPEGAGETFEAARQAMVWTLFHYGLTGWSMYALMGIALGYFSYRYNLPLTIRSALYPIFGKRINGPIGHTVDIAAVVGTIFGIATTLGIGVVQLNYGLKVLFDVPEGLGAQTALIVLSVVIATISVTSGVDKGIRILSELNVALALGLILFVLFAGNTEFLLNALVLNVGDYINRFMGMTLNTFAFDRPTAWMNSWTLFFWAWWVAWSPFVGLFLARISRGRTIREFVLGTLIIPFTFTLLWLSVFGNAALYEIIHGNAGFAQEVMSHAERGFYSLLAQYPAFKLSASVATITGMLFYVTSADSGSLVLGNFTSKLKDINSDAPNWLRIFWSITIGVLTLGMLSTNGITALQNATVIMGLPFSFVIFFVMAGLYKSLKVEDYRRVSANRDTAPYLVSGQDRLSWKKRLSRLMNYPGTRYTQQMMETVMLPAMQDVAKELELRGGKVTLEKMPPADDENLGHLELRVNLGEEQDFVYQVWPQQYSVPGFTYRARSGKSTYYRLETFLLEGSQGNDLMDYSKDQVIIDILDQYERHLNFIHLHREAPGNNITFPNV, from the coding sequence ATGAACAATCCACCTGCCGAAGAAAAAGACAAAATCAACCCTGTGGTGTTTTACACCTCAGCCGGGCTGATTTTAGCGTTTTCTTTAATGACTATTTTTTACAGCGATCTGTCAGCCAGATGGATTCTGAAGGCGGTTAACTGGGTATCAGCGACATTTGGCTGGTATTACATGTTAGCAGCGACTGTCTATATTGTTTTCGTGCTATTTGTCGCCTGCTCGCGCTTTGGCTCGATAAAGCTCGGCCCGGAGCAGTCAAAACCGGAATTCAGCGTGCTCAGCTGGGCCGCGATGCTGTTCGCCGCGGGTATCGGTATCGACCTGATGTTCTTCTCGGTCGCAGAACCTGTCACCCAGTATATGCAACCGCCTGAAGGCGCAGGAGAGACGTTTGAAGCTGCGCGTCAGGCAATGGTATGGACACTGTTCCACTACGGTCTGACCGGCTGGTCGATGTATGCTCTGATGGGCATTGCGCTCGGCTATTTCAGCTACCGTTACAACCTGCCCCTGACCATCCGCTCAGCGCTCTACCCTATCTTTGGTAAGCGCATTAATGGCCCGATTGGCCATACGGTGGATATCGCGGCGGTAGTCGGCACCATTTTTGGTATTGCCACAACGCTTGGCATCGGCGTAGTGCAGCTAAACTACGGTCTGAAAGTGCTGTTCGATGTGCCCGAAGGATTAGGCGCACAGACTGCGCTAATAGTCCTGTCGGTGGTGATCGCGACCATTTCCGTCACCTCCGGTGTTGATAAGGGTATTCGTATCCTTTCAGAACTCAATGTCGCACTGGCATTGGGGCTAATCCTGTTCGTACTGTTCGCCGGTAATACCGAGTTCCTGCTTAACGCGCTGGTGCTTAACGTTGGCGACTATATTAATCGCTTTATGGGTATGACGTTGAATACCTTTGCTTTTGATCGCCCCACTGCGTGGATGAACAGCTGGACCCTGTTTTTCTGGGCCTGGTGGGTGGCATGGTCACCGTTTGTTGGCCTGTTCCTGGCGCGTATCTCACGCGGCCGTACCATCCGCGAATTTGTGCTTGGCACCCTGATCATACCCTTTACCTTTACCCTGCTGTGGCTCTCGGTATTTGGTAATGCCGCACTGTATGAGATCATCCACGGTAATGCCGGTTTCGCACAGGAAGTGATGTCGCATGCTGAACGCGGTTTTTACAGCCTGCTGGCGCAATATCCGGCGTTTAAACTCAGTGCCTCAGTCGCTACCATCACCGGTATGCTGTTCTATGTGACCTCTGCCGACTCCGGCTCGCTGGTGCTGGGTAATTTCACCTCGAAGCTTAAAGATATCAACAGCGATGCGCCTAACTGGTTGCGTATCTTCTGGTCGATCACCATTGGTGTGCTGACGCTGGGGATGTTGTCAACCAACGGCATTACTGCACTGCAGAACGCCACGGTAATTATGGGGCTTCCGTTTAGCTTTGTGATCTTCTTTGTGATGGCAGGACTGTATAAATCATTGAAAGTAGAAGACTACCGACGCGTCAGTGCGAATCGCGATACTGCGCCTTATCTGGTCAGCGGACAGGATCGACTGAGCTGGAAAAAACGTCTTTCTCGCTTAATGAATTATCCGGGCACGCGCTACACCCAACAGATGATGGAAACCGTGATGTTACCTGCCATGCAGGATGTGGCTAAAGAACTCGAGCTGCGCGGCGGAAAAGTGACGCTGGAGAAAATGCCACCGGCTGATGATGAAAATCTGGGCCACCTGGAATTACGCGTGAATCTGGGTGAAGAGCAGGATTTTGTTTATCAGGTCTGGCCGCAGCAGTATTCAGTACCGGGCTTTACCTACCGCGCACGCAGCGGTAAATCCACCTACTACCGTCTGGAGACTTTCCTGCTTGAGGGCAGTCAGGGCAATGATTTGATGGATTACAGTAAAGATCAGGTGATTATTGATATTCTTGATCAGTATGAACGCCACCTGAACTTCATCCACCTGCATCGTGAAGCACCGGGAAACAATATCACCTTCCCGAATGTGTAA
- a CDS encoding DUF421 domain-containing protein — protein sequence MEYYGIVLVKFIIGFFIVILHLNLSGKTQLSQMTPVDFIGNFVLGGVIGGVIYSDTIPLYQYLIVLLIGVSLISLLNSVTKHISFFRIVAIGEPIPIIKKGRFMMENILQKQNKIDILNITSQLHSQGVHSFQSVAYAQIEPNGQLTVICDEEVMPSVIIMKQGKVRSYALHSVDKDEEWLSDEINKRAIQQEEIFIAEFWEGKVIFILNDGEVVH from the coding sequence GTGGAATACTATGGAATAGTTTTAGTAAAATTTATTATTGGTTTTTTTATTGTCATTCTTCATCTTAATCTGTCAGGTAAAACTCAGTTGTCCCAAATGACCCCGGTAGACTTTATTGGTAACTTTGTGCTGGGTGGGGTGATAGGTGGAGTGATATACAGTGATACTATCCCACTTTATCAGTACCTTATTGTATTGCTTATCGGCGTTAGCTTAATCTCGCTGCTTAATTCAGTGACCAAGCACATCAGCTTCTTTCGAATCGTTGCCATTGGAGAACCGATACCGATTATCAAAAAGGGTCGGTTTATGATGGAGAATATCCTTCAGAAACAGAACAAAATCGATATTCTGAATATCACCTCACAGCTTCATTCTCAGGGCGTTCACTCATTTCAAAGCGTGGCCTATGCCCAGATTGAGCCCAACGGTCAGCTGACGGTGATCTGTGACGAGGAAGTGATGCCTTCAGTGATTATTATGAAACAGGGAAAGGTAAGGAGTTATGCGCTACATTCGGTGGATAAAGATGAAGAGTGGCTCAGTGATGAAATAAATAAAAGAGCGATTCAGCAAGAAGAGATATTTATCGCCGAGTTCTGGGAAGGAAAAGTGATTTTTATCCTCAATGACGGCGAAGTTGTCCATTAA
- a CDS encoding C40 family peptidase encodes MTNLKIFNRLIVLSFLTLAGCSSHKPAGTQQTHNRPSSDTLSRSKNTDLIPVIAALHDQMHSWQGTPYHWGGTELTGVDCSGFVWRTLKDRFNLPMERVTTSQLILMGKRIEPAHLQPGDLVFFRIHRQMHVGFYDTDKHFLHASASKGVMRSSLNNPYWKSVFLEARRLPKEKGAQISFNYADDENKLANN; translated from the coding sequence ATGACAAATCTAAAAATCTTTAACCGTTTAATCGTATTGTCATTTCTGACGTTAGCGGGTTGTTCTTCTCATAAGCCTGCTGGCACACAGCAAACCCACAATCGCCCCTCATCTGACACCCTTAGTCGCAGCAAAAATACCGATCTTATTCCGGTTATTGCTGCACTTCACGACCAAATGCACTCATGGCAAGGCACGCCTTATCATTGGGGGGGAACCGAACTGACCGGCGTCGATTGTTCCGGATTTGTCTGGCGCACGCTTAAAGACCGGTTTAACCTTCCGATGGAGAGAGTGACCACCAGTCAGCTGATCCTGATGGGTAAAAGAATTGAACCCGCGCATCTGCAACCTGGTGATTTGGTTTTTTTCCGTATTCATCGCCAGATGCACGTTGGCTTTTATGATACCGACAAACATTTCCTTCACGCATCGGCAAGTAAAGGCGTGATGCGCTCTTCGCTGAATAACCCTTACTGGAAATCCGTTTTTCTCGAGGCCAGAAGGCTACCGAAAGAGAAGGGCGCGCAGATTTCCTTTAATTACGCCGATGATGAAAATAAGCTGGCCAACAATTAA